Proteins from one Gottschalkia purinilytica genomic window:
- the splB gene encoding spore photoproduct lyase, whose product MIYIPKRVLFEEKSLDYELGDKLYMTFKQKGVPITILKANRVTGIPGDTPSKLYVEGKNTLVVRVRKKGEFQTCKPSAHYQLPLLSGCTGKCEYCYLNTRFGNKPYITVYANVDQILDQAREYIREREPEVTVFEGAATSDPIPLEEYTGSLAKTIEFIGKEKKSRFRFVTKFHYVDDLLKLKHNGKTTIRFSINSNKVIKNYEHGTSSLGERIEAAKKVISAGYDLGFIIGPIFIYDEWKEDYLNMLRVLKDTLGEENNLIKFEVISHRYTIAAKNKILEVFPKTSLPMVEENRTFKYGQFGYGKYIYNKDLLKEIENFFRGNIKELFKNSRIDYII is encoded by the coding sequence TGACTTTTAAGCAAAAAGGAGTACCTATAACGATTTTAAAGGCCAATAGAGTAACCGGAATACCAGGAGATACACCTTCAAAGTTATACGTAGAAGGGAAAAATACATTAGTAGTTAGAGTAAGAAAAAAAGGAGAATTTCAAACCTGTAAACCATCTGCACATTATCAATTACCGTTATTATCTGGATGTACCGGTAAGTGTGAATATTGTTATTTAAATACTAGATTTGGAAACAAGCCTTACATAACAGTTTATGCGAATGTAGATCAAATACTTGATCAGGCTAGAGAGTATATAAGAGAAAGGGAACCAGAAGTAACAGTATTTGAAGGTGCAGCAACTTCAGATCCAATACCATTAGAAGAATATACAGGAAGCTTGGCAAAAACTATAGAATTTATAGGAAAAGAAAAGAAATCTAGATTTAGATTTGTTACTAAATTTCACTATGTAGATGATTTATTAAAATTGAAACATAATGGTAAAACAACCATAAGATTTAGTATAAATTCAAATAAAGTCATAAAGAATTATGAACATGGAACATCATCACTGGGGGAAAGAATAGAAGCAGCAAAAAAAGTTATAAGTGCAGGATATGATCTGGGATTTATTATCGGACCAATATTTATATATGATGAATGGAAAGAAGATTACTTAAATATGTTAAGAGTTTTGAAAGACACTCTAGGAGAAGAAAATAATCTTATAAAGTTTGAAGTAATATCACATAGATATACTATAGCTGCTAAGAATAAGATTCTAGAGGTATTTCCTAAAACTAGTCTACCTATGGTAGAAGAAAACAGAACTTTTAAATATGGACAGTTTGGATACGGAAAGTATATATATAATAAAGATTTACTAAAAGAAATTGAAAATTTCTTTAGAGGGAATATTAAAGAATTATTTAAAAATAGTAGAATTGATTATATAATATAG